The Dokdonella sp. nucleotide sequence CAGGACGCCCGGGATCGACGGATCGCCATAGCGCATCGCATGGCGCACGGCCGGACCGCCTTCGCGGCCGCCGCCCAGTCGTGCCTGCAGGCGCGCGGCGAGGGCGCCCATTCCGACCTGCAGCGGCGAGCCCTGCGCGGTCCAGATCCTGGCGTAGGCACGTGCCGAGCGGCGCGGGCGCAAGCGCAGGATGATGCCGTGCAGGACCAGCCACCAGAGCCAGCGCGGCTGCTCGACGATGCGTGGATCACCAAGAAATTCAGCAAGATAGCGGCGAACGGCAGCGGCCGTCGGCGCCGCCGGCGTGCCCAGGTTGACGAGCAGGACCGCGTTGCGGACCGGCGCGTCGGGTTCGCGGAAGGCGAGGAATCGCGGCATGCAGGCTGGCATCCAGAACGGGGCGGGCATGCCCGGATCAGGACCGGGCGCTTGTCGCGACGTCGACGGCTGAACTAGACTCGAACCGTTCCACACGGACCGTGGGGCCGACGACACCTAATAACGATAACAGCCTGCCGCCATGCGCACACTCGCCTGCATCCTCGCTGCAGTAGTGCCCGTCGTCGCTTCGATGCCGGCGGCACACGCCCAGTCGACCGCCTATGCCACGGCATTCGACGATCTCTACAGCATCAATCTCAACACCCGTCAGGCGACCTACATCGGCAGTGCCGGCAACTACGGCAACCAGCCGTTTGGCTACCTGAAAGGCCTTGCCTTCGACCCGAACCAGACGCTGTACGCGATCTCCGACAGCCTCAGCCAGAAACCGCTGGTCTCGATCAACACCACGACCGGCGCGGCCAGTTTCGTCGCGCCGCTCAATGTCGGCAGCGGCACCGGCCAGTTCAATGCCCATGACTTCGGCGCGACCTTCACCTGCAGCGGCCTGATGTGGGTGTCGTCGGCCACGACGAATCGCCTGTGGAGGGTCGATGCCGCGCGCGTGACCCAGCAGGTTAGCAACAACACCGGGGCGCTGATCACCGGCCTCGTAGCACGCGGTGAAACGCTGTACGCCGCCGGCGGCCGTGGCAACAACAACTTCTACCGGGTCAACACCGAAACCGGCGTGGCCGAACTGGTGGGTCCGTTCGGCATCCCGAACAGTACTTGGATCAGCTCGGTGTCGATGAGCTTCGACAACCAGGGCACGCTGTGGGCGGTCATCAACTACGTGCCGCCCTCGCCCGGCAGCAACACGGTTGCCGACTGGGCCGATCTCGCCCGCATCAACCGCAATACCGGCGCGGTGACGATCCTCGGCCCGATCACCGGCCCCGAGCGACTGCGCCAGGTCGGCATGCACGGCTTTGCGCTCGGCGTACCTCCGTGCACGGCCCCGGACGGCGGCAATGGCGGCGGGTCACCGACGACCCTGCCGGTGCGCAGCCCACTCGCCCTGCTCCTGCTCGGTCTGTTCCTCGCTGGCTTCGGCGCACACCGTCTGCGCCATCGATGACCACCGCGCTTCATCGCGCACTCAGCCTCATCTGCTAGGTTGCCCGGGTTCATCCTCGCGGAGCTCTTGCCGATGTCGTCCCTGATGCGCCCAATCGCCGCTCTTTTCCTGGTCACGCTGGCCTGCTGCACGGATGCCTGGGCGGCCGACCCACCGCTCGAGCGCGCCGCGAACGCCGTACGCGTGCTCAACGAGATCATGCAGGCACCGGACAAGGCGATCCCGCGCGACCTGCTGCAGAGCGCGCACGCGATCGCTGTGGTCCCCGATGTCATCAAGGCCGGCTTCGTCGTCGGCGGGCGTCGCGGCGAGGGCCTGATCGCGGTGAAATCGACCGACGGCACCTGGTCGAATCCGAGCTTCGTCAACCTGACCGGCGGCAGCGTCGGCTTCCAGGCTGGCGTGTCATCGACCGATGTCGTGCTGGTGTTCCGCACCCAGCGCGGCGTCGACTCGATCGTGCACGGCAAGTTCACCCTCGGCGCCGACGCCTCGGCTGCCGCAGGGCCGGTTGGCCGCACCGCCCAGGCCGCGACCGACGCCCAACTCAAGGCCGAGATTCTCTCGTACTCGCGTGCGCGCGGCTTATTCGCCGGCGTCGCCCTTGACGGCTCGGTGCTGTCTATCGACAACAAGGCCAACCAGGCCATCTACGGTGAAGGCGTGACGCCACGACGCATCTTCGAAGGCGGCGTCAGCGACGTACCGAACGCGGTCGTCGACTTCCGCGACCGCCTGGAGGAGTACACTGCGCCCTGATGCGGGCGCGGCAGGCGATCGCCCCACAACTCCGGAGTGATCGAAATGGGTGGTTTCAGCATCTGGCACTGGATCGTCGTCCTCGTCATCGTGGCACTGGTGTTCGGCACAAAGAAGCTGCGCAACGTGGGCGGTGATCTCGGCTCGGCCATCAAGAGCTTCCGCAAGGGCCTCAACGACGGCGACGAGACCGCCAAGCCCGAACTGAAGGCCGATCCGCCGGCCGTCGCCTCGAACGGCGAGCGCGACAAGGAACACGCCGACCGCTGAGGGGTCGGCCAGCGCACTCCAAAGGTCGACCGCGATGTTCGAGCTCAGTTTCGGCAAGATGGCCTTGATCGCCGTCGTCGCCCTGCTCGTGCTTGGCCCTGAACGCCTGCCCGGCGCGGCGCGCACGGCCGGCGCCCTGCTGCGCCGCATGCGCAACAGCTGGCAGGGTGTGCGTGCCGAGATCGAGCGCGAGCTCGCCGCCGAAGACGTCAAACGCGGCCTGCACGATGCCCAGCACGACCTCGACCTTGCCGCTGAACTGCGCCGCACCGCGGCAGACATCGAGTCGGCGGTGAATCCGCGATCGCCGACCACACCCAGCGATCCGTCGTCCGATGAACCGCGCTGATCCACCCGCGGACGGCGAACTGTCGTTCATGGGTCACCTGGTCGAACTGCGCGCGCGCCTGCTCAGGGCGGTCGCCGCTGTGCTGCTGATCCTCGTCGCGCTCGTTCCCTTCGCCAATCGCCTTTACGGCTGGCTGGCGAAACCCCTGCTCGAACACCTGCCGGCCGGTGGCGCGATGATCGCCACCGACGTCGCCTCGCCGTTCTTCGCACCGCTCAAGCTCGCCTTCTTCGCCGCCGTGTTCGTGGCGATGCCATTCATCCTGTACCAGGCCTGGGCGTTCGTCTCGCCGGGCCTGTACAAGCACGAGCGTCGCCTTGCCCTGCCCCTGCTGGTCTCGGCAGTGACCTTGTTCTACGTCGGCTGCGCCTTCGCCTACTACCTGGTGCTGCCGGCTGTCTTCACCTTCATGACCAGCGTCGCCCCGGCTGGGGTGGCGGTCATGCCGGACATCAGCCGATTCCTCGATTTCGCCCTGATCCTGTTTCTCGCCTTCGGCTTCTGCTTCGAGGTGCCAGTCGCCCTGGTCATCCTCGTGGCAATCGGCGCGGTCACTCCCGAACAGCTGGTGAGAAGCCGGCCCTACACGATCGTCGGCGCCTTCGTCATCGCGGCAATCCTGACGCCACCGGACGTCATCTCGCAATTGTTGCTCGCCGTGCCGATGTGCCTCCTCTATGAGGTCGGCATCATTGCCGCGCGCCTGGTTGCGCAGCGCACGGCGACGGACGAGGCAGACCCGGCCCGCGAAAACTGAATGGGTACGCAGACCGGCGTCGTCGTTGCCGATCCACGCGGGTGAACGTGACAAATTCTTACCTGGTCGACAGGCTCCCGCGTGGGCACTGCGGAAATCCCCCGCTACACTTGGCGCTGCAATACAAACAGACATTTGCAACGTCCGCATCATTCCAAAATGAGAATTCCCTCGAGGAGGGATCATGGCCGCGAAAAAATCCAGCGCCGAAACCGACGACGTCCGCGACGCCAGCCTGCGCGTCTCCAAGCGCATGCGTGACAGCCTTAAGGCCGCCGCGGCAGTGATGGGCCGTCCGCTCTACGACGTGACCAACGAAGCAATCAACGACTACCTTTCGAACCTGCGCCTTGGCGATCCGCTTCAGGCGATCCGCCGCAATGCCCGCGCGCGCAAGTAGGCAGGAGGTGGTGGCGCACGTCACGCCCGCACAAGCCGGGATCACTCCACCGGCGGCAGCACGTTCATGACCTCACGCACGGTGGTGACGCCACGTGCGACGTGGGCCGCCGCCGACACCCGCAGCGGCCGCATGCCTTCGGCGAGCGCGGCCTCGCCGAGCTTGGCGAGATCCATGTTCGGCTGGATCAGCGCACGCAGCGGCGGCGAGATGCGCATCATCTCGTAGATGCCGGTACGGCCGAGGAAACCGGTCTTGCGGCACTCGAGGCAACCCTTCGGCCCGAAGGTCTGCTCCGGCACCGGCAGCGACCAGCGCTGGGTCAGTGCGGCCCAGGCACGCACGTCGAGCGCCACCGGCTCCTTGCAGTGCGGACACAGCGTGCGCACGAGGCGCTGCGCGACCACGCCGGTCAGGGTCGACTGAATCAGGTAGTTCGGCACACCCAGGTCGAGCAGGCGGGTCAGCGCGCTCGGCGCGTCGTTGGTGTGCAGGGTCGACAGCACGAGATGGCCGGTCAGTGAGGCCTGCACCGCCATTTGTGCGGTCTCGAGGTCGCGGATTTCGCCGACCATGATGATGTCGGGATCCTGGCGCATCAGCGTGCGCACGCCGGCGGCGAAATCGAGATCGATCGCGTTGTGCACCTGCATCTGGTTGAACTCGGGGCTCACCATCTCGATCGGGTCTTCGACCGTGCAGACGTTGAGATCCGGCGTGGCCAGCACCTTGAGCGTCGAGTACAGGGTGGTGGTCTTGCCCGAGCCGGTTGGGCCGGTGACAAGGACGATGCCGTGCGGGCGCTCGACCATCTCGCGCCAGACCGCTTCCTCGTCTGGCGAAAAGCCGAGCTGGCGGAACTCCTTGACCACGATGTCCGGGTCGAAGATGCGCATGACGACCTTCTCGCCGAAGGCGGTCGGCATCGTCGACAGGCGCAGCTCGACCTCACGCCCGCCTTGCGAGCGCGTCTTGATGCGGCCGTCCTGCGGGCGG carries:
- the tatA gene encoding Sec-independent protein translocase subunit TatA translates to MGGFSIWHWIVVLVIVALVFGTKKLRNVGGDLGSAIKSFRKGLNDGDETAKPELKADPPAVASNGERDKEHADR
- the tatB gene encoding Sec-independent protein translocase protein TatB, yielding MFELSFGKMALIAVVALLVLGPERLPGAARTAGALLRRMRNSWQGVRAEIERELAAEDVKRGLHDAQHDLDLAAELRRTAADIESAVNPRSPTTPSDPSSDEPR
- the tatC gene encoding twin-arginine translocase subunit TatC; this encodes MNRADPPADGELSFMGHLVELRARLLRAVAAVLLILVALVPFANRLYGWLAKPLLEHLPAGGAMIATDVASPFFAPLKLAFFAAVFVAMPFILYQAWAFVSPGLYKHERRLALPLLVSAVTLFYVGCAFAYYLVLPAVFTFMTSVAPAGVAVMPDISRFLDFALILFLAFGFCFEVPVALVILVAIGAVTPEQLVRSRPYTIVGAFVIAAILTPPDVISQLLLAVPMCLLYEVGIIAARLVAQRTATDEADPAREN
- a CDS encoding type II/IV secretion system protein, which translates into the protein MATQSMRPPKNPVATAAPSLFGRHTRIELDETLAALLADGLVTEADVKRVRADVRTARGRLELHPLALIANLKLDDARHPGKPLSVEVLSQWLAGRAKLPYLKIDPMKIDVAAVTQVVSHAYAQRYRILPVAVSEMQVVFATSEPFDTRWLADLGHILRRDIQRVVASPLDVSRYLTEWWGVQRSIQRAKDAKADAGDGRAILNFEQLVELGKTGEIGVDDRHVVHIVDWLLQYAFEQRASDIHLEPRRDSSPIRFRIDGVMHKVFELPTPVMTAVTSRIKILGRMDVAEKRRPQDGRIKTRSQGGREVELRLSTMPTAFGEKVVMRIFDPDIVVKEFRQLGFSPDEEAVWREMVERPHGIVLVTGPTGSGKTTTLYSTLKVLATPDLNVCTVEDPIEMVSPEFNQMQVHNAIDLDFAAGVRTLMRQDPDIIMVGEIRDLETAQMAVQASLTGHLVLSTLHTNDAPSALTRLLDLGVPNYLIQSTLTGVVAQRLVRTLCPHCKEPVALDVRAWAALTQRWSLPVPEQTFGPKGCLECRKTGFLGRTGIYEMMRISPPLRALIQPNMDLAKLGEAALAEGMRPLRVSAAAHVARGVTTVREVMNVLPPVE